TACGACAGCATCTGTACGTCGTTCAGCCCGTCGCCAAACGCCACCGCGTCCTTTGGCGAAACGTTCAAGTGGCGCAACATGGCTTCAATGCCACCTGCTTTGGATACGTCACTTGGAAATAGATCGAGATACAGTTTGTGCGCTCGGATAAAGCGCAACTCTGGAAACGCCTGAACGTATGGTTTTTCTTCCGGTTCCTCGCAATATAAGTACACTTGATAGACATCTGTGTCCGTCCACACAGTTGGCCTATACTCAGGTTTTTCGACGATTTGTAAGTAATCGAATGCTTCGTTGACATATGGGTGTTGGTCGACCGTGGTATAGCACGCGTTGGCGGTTGCATAGACCAAAGGGTGTTCATGTTCCTTTGCCCACTCGCTGATTCGTTCCAAAACATCGCGTGGGATAGGGCGGCCAAACACTGGCTTTCCCTTGTACTCGGCGTATCCGCCATTGCAGGTGACGAAGGAGTCGATTTGCAGCGCCTTTGCCACGGCGTGGAACTGGCTGGGTGCTCGTCCTGTGGCGATAAATACGTCTATGCCGCGCTCTTTTAGGCGTGCAACTGCCTCCTTCGTGTCATCGGGAATGACCTTGTCCTCGTTGACGAGTGTCCCGTCAATATCGAAAAAAACCACTTTGTAGGGCATGAGAACCTCCAGGAATTGATTTGTTTATCTCTCTATAAAAGACCAAGTGATAGTGTACGGCTATGAATGTCACGCGTAAAGGGGAATACGTGTGAAAGCGAGTCGAGATGACGGGTGGGGGATCATTTACCCCCACCCGGATTCCTGCTCATTCGGGAATGTACGGTAAGTCGAGGTGCTTGGGAACGTTGATGACGTGTGTTTCGACATACGAGCGCAGCCCTTCGGCGCCATATTCGCGTCCAATGCCGGATTGTTTCACGCCGCCAAATGGAAAGCGAACATCCAGGCCCTGAACGGCTGCTGTATTAATCATCGTGGTTCCTGCTTCAATTCGTCGGGCCACACGGATCGCGTGTTCCGGGTCTCCCCATACCGAGCTGGTCAATCCGTAGATGCTGTGATTGGCGAGTTGTATCGCCTGCTCTTCGTCGTCGTAAGGCAAAATGGGAACCGTTGGACCGAACTGTTCTTCGACGACGATGGGATCATCATACCCGGCGCCGAGCACCAACGTCGGCCGCATAAAGTATCCTTTCTCAAACAGTTCCTCATCGAGGACTGTCCCTAATTCGATGACTTTTGCGCCGCGTTTTTTAGCGTCGTCAATCAGGCTTTGAACGTACTCCATCTGGCGCTTGTTATTGACGGGGCCGACGGTGACTTTGGGGTTGAACGGGTCACCCACCCGTATCCACTGATTCGCTGCCACCACGTAGTTGTCAATGAATTGGTCGAAGATGGAACGGTGGACATACACGCGCTTCGCAAGCATGCAAATTTGACCAGCTGTGAGAAAATTGGAAATGACCAAACGCCGGAGGTCGCGTTCATCGTTGACGTCAAAGTCGGGGAGGATGATGGCTGCATCGTTTCCACCTAATTCGAGCGTCATGTGCTTAATGGTGTCGGCGGCTGCCTTCATAATGTGTTTCGCCGTATTCGTACCGCCTGTAAATGCAATTTTGGCCACTTTTGGATGCGATGTCAGTTCGACACCGACTTCTGCTTCACCGTGAACCATGTTGAGGACCCCAGGCGGGAATTCCTTGCTGATAATTTCCATTGTTTTGGTTACTGCAAGTGGGGCAAACGGACTTGGTTTCAGGACCACCGTGTTGCCAGCCAAAAGTGCTGGTGCCACTTTGATGGTAGATAAGGAAAACGGGTAACTCCACGGCGTGATGGCGGAAACGACACCAATCGCGTCACTGGTGATAATCGTCTTGCCGTTGTCGTGTTCTTGTACTTGGTCTTGGTCTTGGAGGACGTCCTTGACTGTGTCGCAGGCGTATTCCATCCACATGATGGATATTCCAAATTCTCCTTCAGCGTCGTAGAGTGCTTTGCCGTGTTCACGCGAGAGCAACTGCGCCAACTCGGGTGTCTTTTCTTTTAACTGTGCAATAGCACGTCGCATGCGTTCAATGCGCTCGTCCAATCCAGTCGCAGCCCATGTTGGGAACGCCTCGTTCGCGGCTTCAATCGCGCGGATGGCTTCTTCCTGCGTATTGAGTGGGCCATACCCGACAATTTCCTCAGGATTGGCTGGGTTCTCGCGGGCATAACGTCGTTTTGTCGGTACTTGCTCGCCATTGATAATGGCGTGAACAACCAGTGGATCCTGTGCCATCATTTGTACCCCTTTCACTATGACGGTAACGAGTGGTCACTTCGCCCTAGGTTTGGCTGAATGGCAGTATCGTATGCTTTGTCTCAGGGCTGGCGCTGACGAGGAAAGTCGGTTGTTTCGTGATCGCGACTGCGCCTTCGTGCGCGAAACGTAGGATCACGTCAGACAAGTTGAACTGCTATTTTTCTGCATATGTTCTATAATGGAAATAGGTGGTTGTCGGGGGATGTAACATCGTCCATGATGTTCGTCGCGCGCGTCTGACGTACGATGTGGACATTTCACATTGATAATGGGGTGCGTGACGAGTCGAATTTCCGGTTAGAGACTACGACCTGGGGGTGCTGATGGTGCAACTGAAACGAATTATCGTTCATGGGCGGCTCAACGCCAATCTGAAATCTCACCTTGCAGGCCAGTCTGGAAGGGAGTTTATTTTTGCGACGGACGATACCCTTACGCAGGCGTTGTTAGACACCGCCGATGCATTCGTCGGGTTTCGTTTAGTACCTGGGTTTTCCTATGAACATCTAAAATGGATTCACTGTTTAGGCGCTGGTGTGGACAACGTGGTTCAATGGCTTGACCCATCGACACAAACCATTGTCACGAGGACAACGGGACCGTTTGGGCAGAAGATTGCGGAGTACAGTTTAAGTTACATATTACGCGATGTACAATGCCACGACGTTTTTGCCTCTGAGCAGAGAAGGCAACGTTGGAACCCCGTGGCGCCGGGAATTTTGGCCAAACAGCGGATTCTGGTGTTTGGCACGGGCGATATCGGAAAGCGTGTCGCGGAGGTTTTGGCGTTTTTTGGTGCTACGATTGTCGGAGTGTCGCGTAGTGGGGGCCAGGATGCTCGCTTTTCTCAAGTGTTTTCGATACAAGAAATCATGGGGCCAATTGGGGCGGACATCTTGGCGGGGGTAGGGTATATTATCAATACGTTGCCGTTGACAAAGGAAACGGAGAAAATATTTGATGATGCCTTGTTTTGCAGGTGTGAAGGGGCGATGTTCATCAATGTGGGGCGGGGAGGCAGCGTCGATATGGACGCACTCGTGCGAGCACTGAATGCTTCGTGCATCCGCCATGCTGTTTTGGACGTGTTTGACGAAGAGCCCTTGTCGCAAACGTCCCCTATCTGGCGCCACGAAAATATCCTGGTCACGCCGCATATTTCCGCTGTGACCACGGCAGAAGAGGCCGCAGCGTGTTTAGTGGAGACCGCTCGTCTGCTCGAATCTGGAGCGCATCCAGTAAGTAACCGCGTCGATTTGCGCAAAGGTTACTAGAGCGTGTGCAAAATGGAGGGCAAATCGTGATCGGCCAATAGTTGCATAGCTGAATATTTGCGTGACAATGACTGTTGATATCGGAATGCGAGGAGAAGCGTATGGCGTACAATCCGCTCGAAGATTCACTCGGCATCTTAATTAGCCAAACGTATCGAAAAGTGGCCTATTATACGATGCTTCATTTTAAACCTTACGGGGTCACGACCGAACAGTGGCTGGTGTTATTGACCATTTCGCGCCACGAAGGGGTTACGCAAACCCAATTGGCTGATTTGACGAAGAAAGACAAGACGACGATTACCCGAATCGTGGATAGTCTCGAACGAAAGAAGTTGGTTCGACGTCGGCCCAGTGCAGACGACCGGCGAGTCGTTCATACCATTGCGACGTCGGAGGGGAAGCACCTGGCCGAAGTGCTGGCACATGTCGAACGAGAGGTGCTCGATGAGTTGTTCGCGACCTATTCAGAGGAAGATAAGGAGCAGTTAAAGCGTGCACTGTTCGCCGTTCAAGCACGCGTGGATACCCAGATGGCGGTACACAATCCAGTAGATGAGGAAAAATCGCATCGAACAGAGCGATAAAAGGCATCTTGAGAGAGATAGATGAAAGGGAGACCGACATGACGGTGAAGAGACAGAACAAACAAGTGGTCGGCGCGCAGGCACCCATCGAGACAGATGCACGGCTCAAAATCACACCCTCATGGGAGATACCGCCTGCCCCGACGCACCCTGGGCTTCGCGGTGCCTTTCAAGTGCGACCCATACCCTATCCGTGGCGGCGAGCGACGCGTGCCGCAATCAGTATGGGATTGACACTCATCGCAGGATCACTCATCGGCAACATGTCGTTGGCCATGGTGACGAGCATGGGCGCATTTACGGCCATCTATGCAGGCAATGAGCCCTACGCGCAACGAGCGGTCAAGTGCGCGATGGTCGCGGTCGGACTTGCGCTCGCCATTGGCCTCGGCACGGCTTTGGCAGGGAGTGTGCTGGGAATTGCTGTCGCACTGTGCATCGTATCTGCGGGGGCGACGTTTTTGTGCGGCGCCTGGCGCGTTCCAGTGCCGTCCGCGTACTTTTTTATCCTAGTCGGTGCAGTGGGTACGGGCATGCCGATCGCGCCACATACTGCGCTACTTCGTGCGGGATGCGTGCTTCTTGGGGGTGCCATTGCGTGGGTCGTCAGTATGGCTGGGTGGCTTGTGAACCCACATGGACCGGAATCGAGAGCGGTAGCTGGCGCATACCGGGCACTTGCGAACTTTTTGTCCGCAGTGGGGACTGTTTCGCACGATAGCGCCCGGCACCAGGCGACCGTTGCGTTACAAAACGCACAGGTCGCGGTGACGAGTGGTGAACTCCAGTGGCGCAAGACGGCACAGGCCTATCGTTTGTATCTGTTGACGCAAAAGGCTAACATCATATTTTTGTGTGGAGTTCAACTCGCTGCTGAGAAAAAACCAATTTGCCAAGGATTGGCGGATGCTGTTCGCAACTTGGGGGCGAGTGTTTCAAATATGGACTTGGCCGGGAGAATTCGCATTCCATCCCCGACTTGCGACACGGAAGTCCGCCGTCACCTCGCCCGTCATTTAGAGGAGTGCGTGCATATCGCCGGACATCTCACACAGGTTCCTGAAACCTGGAAGGCGGAGGTACAACGCAACCCGTCTCTTCTCGATGACATCCGCGTCGCGTGGAGTCGGGCATCACTCGTGCGTCCGGCCACCTTGCGTATCGGTGTGGCGGTGTTGGTCTCTGTGTTTGTCGCTTGGGTTTTGGGGGATCCCCGTCCGTACTGGGTTCCCTTGACTTGTGCCAGTGTGTTACAAGGCGCTACGGTACTGGCCTCTGTCCACCGCACGCTCCAGCGGGCTCTAGGAACCACCGTTGGCATCCTGATTGCCGGTGGAATCTTATGGCTTCGACCGACGATCGCGCTGGCCGTGGTGGCCATCGTCGCTTTACAGTTGATTGTTGAATTGTTGGTCGGGCGAAATTACGGCGCGGCAGTCGTCTTCATCACGCCGCTGCCGATTTTGTTAATTGAGTTAGGGCAGTGGGGCGTGTCGCCTGTTTCCGTAATAGAGGCTCGCTTCTTCGATACGGTCGTGGGTTGTGTGATTGGACTGTGGGCGAGTCTGACACTTTGGCGCCGCGCGGCTTCGACTCGTGTTCGGCCGGCCGTTGCACGGGTGATTCGCGCGATTCGAGATGTTTTGCGAACGGCAGATGAAGACCCCCATATACCGCTGACCGAACAACGGGCAAGTCGCCGTTCTCTGGAATCCGCTTTGGTACATCTCCGAATGGTTCATGATCAAGCCGTGAACGAATACCCGCGACAGAACGCAGAATTGGAGAAATTGTGGCCAGTCGTTGTGAGTGCACAGCGATTAGGGTACCTCGTTCTTTCGATGAATGTCTCTCGTCAGCCGATGGAAGCATTGGCCTCATCCACTGTGGACACCGTTCTCTCTCGGCTTGCACAGATGGCGGAAACAGGAAGCGAACACGAAATTCGGTTACCCGAAACCCTATTTGAACATCCAACGTGGACCGAGCAGGTACACGTGATGTGCGAAGGGCTGCTCGCGGCAGCCAATCGGCACTAGAGGACACTGGGCTGGCTTTTGCGTTGATGCACGTCGTTTCGGGAAGCACATTGGAAACATGCGGTATCAAGTAGTATTGTCGCAGGTGGATGTGCCTTGAATCCCTAGGTATTGACTGCTCAATTCGTGAAACCAGTCCTCGTCTTTGAGGTCGAGTGATAAATCAATGAGTGCCTGGACGTCGCTTTTCTTCAATATCGGTTCCTCTGGAATGGCCATCACAGCCGGACAGGTATAATGTTTTCCGGTTTCCGGTACAAAAATGACATACGATTGTTTGTCTGGCATGGATTTGACGATAAAACCGAGTAATGCACGATGTTGAAATAAAAATGACACCCAATCTCCGTACTTCAACTGTGTATCCATTTGACATCCCCCTTTGTTTCCCATCTGTTTAGGTGGGGGTACTTCATTCAGTTAACGTTGTGGCGGTGATGACGGTCACGGACAAAACGGAAGGGCACTTGTGGATCTGGTATTCGTGATGTGGACGATAGATTGCGTAACGGTCGTTCATTTGCGCACTCAAAGGGGCTGGGACTCGGGCTGTCTGGTGCGAAACGATTGTTAGATGAATTTTACATCGAGACGTCAGAAAGGGGAACGAAAATCGTTGGTATCAAATTTAGCTTCATTTTACGATGGGAATTGGGACAACATACGTGTCGGTGAAATCTTCGGATGATCCGGAATGCCTTGTTTTAGCGATAAGGGAGTTGTCCTATGACCCTGCCCAGACACTGGATTGTCGCCATGATTCTCGCAACGACCATTGGCCCGAACTTACTTGTGATGTCCGGCTTTATGCAGATTCAAACCATTATTCAAAACGCTTTCGGGTCGAGCAGTTACGCCACGATGTGGATATCGATTGTCGCGAACATGGCGTTTGCTGTATGGATTCCACTAGGTCCCGTGCTGAGTCGGCAACTGGGGCTACGCTTTTGCTTTCGCTGTGCCACCGTCATGTTTGTCGTCACATTTACTGCATCATCCATCTCAGATAACACCGTTCTCCTCGGGATAAGCCGCGCGCTTGAAGGCGCCCTAACGGGCACCCAATTAATGGTGCTTGTGCCGCTGCTCTTTGTCGAATTCCCGGCTGAGCGACGGAATCGCGTGCTGGGCATCTTGCTTTGTATTATGTTTGGATCCGTCGTTCTTGGAGCCATTTTCGGAACGATTTCGCAAGCTTATGACCATTGGCGATGGCTGTTTGGTTTGTGTGCATGCCTATCACTCGGGGCCCTTTTGCTCAGTGGACATCTCCCCAAGCACATGTTCCCGGTACCATCAATGGCTTCAGCCAGAGGCGCCTGGAACCGATTTGACTACATTGGTACGACACTGCTTTTATGCTCGGGACATCGACGATATGGTGGCTTGGAAATTTGCTACCGTATGGATTCAGCAGTCCGTTCGTATTTGTGCCCGCGGGTGTATCCCTTTGTTTATTCGCGTGTTTGATTGTCGTTGAACTGAGTGTTTCTCATCCACTCGTCGATTTTCGGCTAGTCACCTCGCGAAGGTCTATCTGCGGGGCGTTTGTCGCCATTTTGTCCAATCTCTTGATGCTTGTGGCCATGTCGGGCATGGGTTTCGCGATGAAAACGGTCAGCAAAATCCCAAGTACAACGCTTCCCTCGGTTTACGGAGGGCTTGTGATTAGTGTCGGACTTGCGGCGATATTGGCGGCGTCATTCTTCGATCGCGTTGGCGCAGGCCCCTTGTTCATCGTGGGCTCTCTGTGTATCGCCCTGTCTTCTTACCGGTTGACGTCGCTGGAACCGGGCGTAAGTCTCGACCAATTGCGATTCCAATTGGTTCTGTTTTCCTGTGGCGTCGGGCTGAACTTTGTCGTCGGACTGGTCACGTGTGCGCTAGGCGGTCCCCTCAACCAACTGCCGAGGACGATGACGGTGGTTCAATTTTTGCGCGTGTTTCTTTACACCATCGTGACGCCGGTTTCTCAGTGGTACCTGAACGTTCACACTGCCGCCTTGACAGCCATCAACGGTTGGGCCGCGACAAAAGTCAATACCATTACTTCGGCA
Above is a genomic segment from Alicyclobacillus acidoterrestris containing:
- a CDS encoding Cof-type HAD-IIB family hydrolase, giving the protein MPYKVVFFDIDGTLVNEDKVIPDDTKEAVARLKERGIDVFIATGRAPSQFHAVAKALQIDSFVTCNGGYAEYKGKPVFGRPIPRDVLERISEWAKEHEHPLVYATANACYTTVDQHPYVNEAFDYLQIVEKPEYRPTVWTDTDVYQVYLYCEEPEEKPYVQAFPELRFIRAHKLYLDLFPSDVSKAGGIEAMLRHLNVSPKDAVAFGDGLNDVQMLSYVGMGIAMGNASDEVKSYSAMTTKDVNDGGIVYGLNAIGLL
- a CDS encoding aldehyde dehydrogenase family protein yields the protein MAQDPLVVHAIINGEQVPTKRRYARENPANPEEIVGYGPLNTQEEAIRAIEAANEAFPTWAATGLDERIERMRRAIAQLKEKTPELAQLLSREHGKALYDAEGEFGISIMWMEYACDTVKDVLQDQDQVQEHDNGKTIITSDAIGVVSAITPWSYPFSLSTIKVAPALLAGNTVVLKPSPFAPLAVTKTMEIISKEFPPGVLNMVHGEAEVGVELTSHPKVAKIAFTGGTNTAKHIMKAAADTIKHMTLELGGNDAAIILPDFDVNDERDLRRLVISNFLTAGQICMLAKRVYVHRSIFDQFIDNYVVAANQWIRVGDPFNPKVTVGPVNNKRQMEYVQSLIDDAKKRGAKVIELGTVLDEELFEKGYFMRPTLVLGAGYDDPIVVEEQFGPTVPILPYDDEEQAIQLANHSIYGLTSSVWGDPEHAIRVARRIEAGTTMINTAAVQGLDVRFPFGGVKQSGIGREYGAEGLRSYVETHVINVPKHLDLPYIPE
- a CDS encoding D-2-hydroxyacid dehydrogenase is translated as MQLKRIIVHGRLNANLKSHLAGQSGREFIFATDDTLTQALLDTADAFVGFRLVPGFSYEHLKWIHCLGAGVDNVVQWLDPSTQTIVTRTTGPFGQKIAEYSLSYILRDVQCHDVFASEQRRQRWNPVAPGILAKQRILVFGTGDIGKRVAEVLAFFGATIVGVSRSGGQDARFSQVFSIQEIMGPIGADILAGVGYIINTLPLTKETEKIFDDALFCRCEGAMFINVGRGGSVDMDALVRALNASCIRHAVLDVFDEEPLSQTSPIWRHENILVTPHISAVTTAEEAAACLVETARLLESGAHPVSNRVDLRKGY
- a CDS encoding MarR family winged helix-turn-helix transcriptional regulator; amino-acid sequence: MAYNPLEDSLGILISQTYRKVAYYTMLHFKPYGVTTEQWLVLLTISRHEGVTQTQLADLTKKDKTTITRIVDSLERKKLVRRRPSADDRRVVHTIATSEGKHLAEVLAHVEREVLDELFATYSEEDKEQLKRALFAVQARVDTQMAVHNPVDEEKSHRTER
- a CDS encoding FUSC family protein, with translation MKRQNKQVVGAQAPIETDARLKITPSWEIPPAPTHPGLRGAFQVRPIPYPWRRATRAAISMGLTLIAGSLIGNMSLAMVTSMGAFTAIYAGNEPYAQRAVKCAMVAVGLALAIGLGTALAGSVLGIAVALCIVSAGATFLCGAWRVPVPSAYFFILVGAVGTGMPIAPHTALLRAGCVLLGGAIAWVVSMAGWLVNPHGPESRAVAGAYRALANFLSAVGTVSHDSARHQATVALQNAQVAVTSGELQWRKTAQAYRLYLLTQKANIIFLCGVQLAAEKKPICQGLADAVRNLGASVSNMDLAGRIRIPSPTCDTEVRRHLARHLEECVHIAGHLTQVPETWKAEVQRNPSLLDDIRVAWSRASLVRPATLRIGVAVLVSVFVAWVLGDPRPYWVPLTCASVLQGATVLASVHRTLQRALGTTVGILIAGGILWLRPTIALAVVAIVALQLIVELLVGRNYGAAVVFITPLPILLIELGQWGVSPVSVIEARFFDTVVGCVIGLWASLTLWRRAASTRVRPAVARVIRAIRDVLRTADEDPHIPLTEQRASRRSLESALVHLRMVHDQAVNEYPRQNAELEKLWPVVVSAQRLGYLVLSMNVSRQPMEALASSTVDTVLSRLAQMAETGSEHEIRLPETLFEHPTWTEQVHVMCEGLLAAANRH
- a CDS encoding IDEAL domain-containing protein, translating into MDTQLKYGDWVSFLFQHRALLGFIVKSMPDKQSYVIFVPETGKHYTCPAVMAIPEEPILKKSDVQALIDLSLDLKDEDWFHELSSQYLGIQGTSTCDNTT
- a CDS encoding MFS transporter — encoded protein: MTLPRHWIVAMILATTIGPNLLVMSGFMQIQTIIQNAFGSSSYATMWISIVANMAFAVWIPLGPVLSRQLGLRFCFRCATVMFVVTFTASSISDNTVLLGISRALEGALTGTQLMVLVPLLFVEFPAERRNRVLGILLCIMFGSVVLGAIFGTISQAYDHWRWLFGLCACLSLGALLLSGHLPKHMFPVPSMASARGAWNRFDYIGTTLLLCSGHRRYGGLEICYRMDSAVRSYLCPRVYPFVYSRV
- a CDS encoding efflux MFS transporter permease, which gives rise to MLPYGFSSPFVFVPAGVSLCLFACLIVVELSVSHPLVDFRLVTSRRSICGAFVAILSNLLMLVAMSGMGFAMKTVSKIPSTTLPSVYGGLVISVGLAAILAASFFDRVGAGPLFIVGSLCIALSSYRLTSLEPGVSLDQLRFQLVLFSCGVGLNFVVGLVTCALGGPLNQLPRTMTVVQFLRVFLYTIVTPVSQWYLNVHTAALTAINGWAATKVNTITSASVTSAIQHDIASGESEQRARQIVMYLLSGELQSRAALIATHHLFVISFICSLCLLMISCLTILLGKGPTLAHRSRT